One Blattabacterium cuenoti DNA window includes the following coding sequences:
- the atpD gene encoding F0F1 ATP synthase subunit beta, with protein sequence MGDVKGKIVKIIGPVIDVFFEKTNQIPNIYDALIVKLNNKKNIILEIQQHIGDNKVRCLSMDETYGLNRGQTVNVLNSTITIPIGDSINGRVFNALGECIDGLGDITDYDEKRSIYNDPPSLNDLSTDTNILYTGIKVIDLIEPYPKGGKIGLFGGAGVGKTVLIQELINNIAKEYGGRSVFAGVGERSREGNDLLREMLESGIIKYGNNFIESMKNGHWDLSKVNKKLLKESKATFVFGQMNEPPGARAKVALAGLTLAEYYRDKYKNSNKKKGQDVLFFIDNIFRFTQAGSEISTLLGRIPSSVGYQPTLSSEMGLMQERISSTKNGSITSVQAVYVPADDLTDPAPAATFTHLDATTVLSRTISSLGIYPSVDPLNSNSNILSPNIVGEDHYNCAQRVKNILQKYESLQDIIAILGMEELNNEDKMIVNRARKVQRFLSQPFYVAKQFTGLNGEFVKIVDTIKGFNMIMDGDLDDIPEHAFNLKGTIDQVIEHVR encoded by the coding sequence GTGGGGGATGTAAAAGGAAAAATAGTAAAAATTATAGGTCCAGTAATAGATGTTTTTTTTGAAAAAACAAATCAGATTCCTAATATATATGATGCATTGATAGTTAAATTAAATAATAAAAAAAATATAATATTAGAAATTCAACAACATATAGGAGACAATAAAGTAAGATGTCTTTCTATGGATGAAACATATGGATTAAATAGAGGACAAACGGTTAATGTTTTAAATAGTACAATTACTATCCCAATTGGAGATTCCATTAATGGAAGAGTTTTTAATGCTTTAGGTGAATGTATAGATGGTTTAGGTGATATAACAGATTATGATGAAAAAAGATCTATTTATAATGATCCTCCATCATTAAATGATTTATCTACGGATACAAATATTTTATATACAGGAATTAAAGTAATCGATTTAATTGAACCTTATCCAAAAGGAGGTAAAATTGGATTGTTTGGAGGAGCTGGAGTAGGAAAAACTGTATTAATACAAGAATTAATAAATAATATAGCAAAGGAATATGGTGGTAGATCAGTATTTGCAGGAGTAGGAGAAAGATCCAGAGAAGGAAATGATTTATTAAGAGAAATGTTAGAATCCGGTATAATAAAGTATGGTAATAATTTTATAGAATCTATGAAAAATGGTCATTGGGATCTATCCAAAGTTAACAAAAAGTTATTAAAAGAATCAAAAGCAACTTTTGTCTTCGGACAAATGAACGAACCACCTGGAGCTAGAGCTAAAGTTGCCTTAGCTGGACTAACATTAGCAGAATATTATAGAGATAAATATAAAAATAGCAATAAAAAAAAAGGACAAGATGTTTTATTTTTTATAGATAATATATTTCGATTTACTCAAGCTGGATCAGAAATATCTACTTTATTAGGTAGAATTCCATCATCTGTAGGATATCAACCTACTTTATCATCTGAAATGGGATTAATGCAAGAAAGAATTTCATCAACTAAAAATGGATCTATTACTTCAGTTCAAGCCGTTTATGTACCAGCGGATGATTTAACAGATCCTGCTCCTGCTGCAACTTTTACACATTTAGATGCTACTACAGTTTTGTCTAGGACAATATCATCATTAGGGATTTATCCTTCAGTGGACCCTCTTAATTCCAATTCTAATATTTTATCTCCAAATATAGTAGGAGAAGACCATTATAATTGTGCACAACGTGTTAAAAATATTTTACAAAAATATGAATCTCTACAAGATATTATTGCTATTTTAGGAATGGAAGAATTAAATAATGAAGATAAAATGATAGTTAATAGAGCAAGAAAAGTTCAACGATTTTTATCTCAACCTTTTTATGTAGCAAAACAATTTACGGGATTAAATGGAGAATTTGTAAAAATT